The following proteins are encoded in a genomic region of Sesamum indicum cultivar Zhongzhi No. 13 linkage group LG8, S_indicum_v1.0, whole genome shotgun sequence:
- the LOC105168848 gene encoding diacylglycerol kinase 1 — translation MDEFREPEAFIASWISKNPAEMAESHLFIISCFIAGLIGMSTILYTAFQWRRNINLSWMKAIARSKKNPKTRNKVPQAPHIWGLESVNRGKSLNCCVCLESVSPSQTLGPMVASDSFIHRCSICGAAAHLSCSANAQKDCKCVSMFGYDHVLHQWAVQWTEVTDQPDDSSFCSYCEEPCSGSFLGGSPIWCCLWCQRLVHVECHGSMFNETGDVCDLGPFRRLILSPLYVKQLNRTSSGGFLSSITHGANEIASSVRASIRSQSKKYKHGYETTADTGNRSNMSDTSTESVAATSPKGASCNKVEGHYDGPVYMEEVNQQQNGEGKKMDKAPSFKRSSSINQKDEFQLIGMRQTYELIDLPPEARPLLVFINKKSGAQRGDSLRQRLNILLNPVQVCELSSAQGPETGLYLFRRVPHFRVLVCGGDGTVGWVLDAIDKQNFVSPPPVAILPAGTGNDLARVLSWGAGLGSVERQGGLCTLLHDIEHAAVTILDRWKVSISNQQGKPLRPPKFMNNYLGVGCDAKVALEIHNLREENPEKFYNQFMNKVLYAREGAKSIMDRSFADLPWQVRVEVDGVEIEVPEDAEGVLVANIGSYMGGVDLWHNEDENYDSFDPQSMHDKVLEVVSISSMWHLGKLQVGLSRARRLAQGQSIKIQLFAGFPVQVDGEPWFQQPCTLTITHHGQAFMLKRAAEEPLGHAAAIITDVLENAETNHVINASQKRALLQEMALRLS, via the exons ATGGATGAGTTCAGGGAACCTGAAGCTTTTATTGCCAGCTGGATAAGCAAAAATCCAGCTGAAATGGCAGAATCTCATCTGTTTATTATATCTTGCTTCATTGCTGGCCTGATAGGGATGTCGACTATATTGTATACAGCTTTCCAGTGgagaagaaatattaatttaagttgGATGAAAGCCATTGCCAGGTCGAAGAAAAATCCTAAAACAAGGAACAAGGTTCCGCAGGCACCTCATATTTGGGGTTTAGAGTCTGTAAATCGAGGAAAAAGTTTGAACTGCTGTGTATGCCTAGAGTCTGTATCTCCTTCACAGACTCTTGGCCCAATGGTTGCTTCAGATAGTTTTATCCACCGTTGTAGCATATGTGGTGCAGCAGCTCACTTGAGTTGCTCTGCTAATGCTCAGAAGGATTGTAAGTGTGTATCAATGTTTGGCTATGACCATGTTTTGCATCAATGGGCAGTACAATGGACAGAGGTAACGGATCAACCCGATGATTCTTCCTTTTGCAGCTACTGTGAGGAGCCATGTAGTGGTTCTTTTCTTGGGGGATCCCCGATATGGTGTTGCTTATGGTGTCAGCGCCTAGTTCATGTTGAATGTCATGGTAGCATGTTTAATGAAACAGGTGATGTGTGTGATTTGGGGCCTTTTAGAAGGCTTATCCTCTCACCCCTATATGTTAAGCAATTGAATAGGACTTCTTCTGGTGGATTTCTCAGCTCCATTACCCATGGAGCCAATGAGATTGCATCATCTGTTCGTGCTAGCATCAGAAGTCAAAGCAAAAAGTATAAACATGGATATGAAACCACTGCTGATACTGGAAATAGAAGCAATATGAGTGATACGTCGACAGAAAGTGTCGCAGCAACCAGTCCCAAGGGTGCTAGTTGTAATAAAGTAGAAGGACATTATGATGGCCCTGTGTATATGGAGGAAGTGAATCAACAACAAAACggagaaggaaaaaagatgGATAAAGCACCCAGTTTCAAGAGAAGTTCATCAATTAATCAAAAGGATGAGTTTCAGTTAATAGGCATGAGACAGACATACGAGTTGATTGATTTGCCTCCAGAGGCAAGGCCCTTGCTAGTGTTCATCAACAAAAAGAGTGGAGCTCAACGGGGTGATTCACTCAGGCAAAGACTCAACATTCTTCTGAATCCTGTACAG GTTTGTGAATTAAGCTCTGCACAGGGGCCAGAAACTGGACTCTATTTGTTTAGAAGGGTGCCCCATTTCCGTGTTCTAGTCTGTGGAGGAGATGGCACTGTCGGCTGGGTTCTGGATGCCATAGACAAgcaaaattttgtttctccTCCACCAGTGGCCATTCTTCCTGCAGGAACAGGAAATGATTTAGCTAGGGTTCTTTCTTGGGGGGCTGGTCTTGGTTCAGTTGAGAGGCAAGGAGGCCTTTGCACACTTTTGCATGATATAGAACATGCTGCAGTTACCATTCTTGATCGGTGGAAGGTATCAATCTCAAACCAGCAAGGAAAGCCACTCCGACCCCCTAAGTTTATGAACAACTATCTTG GGGTTGGATGTGACGCAAAGGTTGCTCTAGAAATCCATAATCTGAGGGAAGAGAATCCAGAAAAGTTCTATAACCAG TTCATGAATAAAGTTCTTTATGCTAGAGAAGGTGCTAAGAGTATCATGGATCGGTCATTTGCTGACTTACCTTGGCAAGTCCGTGTGGAGGTTGATGGTGTTGAAATTGAGGTTCCTGAG GATGCAGAAGGTGTCCTTGTAGCTAATATTGGAAGTTATATGGGTGGTGTTGACTTGTGGCATAATGAAGATGAGAACTATGATAGTTTTGATCCTCAATCCATGCATGACAAGGTGCTCGAGGTTGTAAGCATTTCGAGTATGTGGCATCTGGGAAAGCTGCAG GTCGGGCTATCCCGAGCACGCAGGCTTGCACAGGGACAGTCGATTAAAATCCAGCTTTTTGCAGGCTTTCCAGTTCAAGTAGACGGAGAACCATGGTTTCAGCAACCTTGTACATTAACCATCACGCATCATGGACAG GCATTTATGTTGAAAAGAGCTGCAGAAGAACCTCTTGGTCACGCAGCTGCAATTATCACTGACGTCCTTGAGAATGCTGAAACCAATCATGTTATTAATGCATCACAGAAACGGGCGCTGCTTCAAGAAATGGCACTGAGGCTATCCTAG